In Monomorium pharaonis isolate MP-MQ-018 chromosome 3, ASM1337386v2, whole genome shotgun sequence, a genomic segment contains:
- the LOC114255287 gene encoding uncharacterized protein LOC114255287, whose translation MLQFSMLQASVTANSLNRLLNFNYDVEIHEIILQFSLRVTYTPLKFCGIGLFQFGFKFLHKFIMSIVTVLVIILQAHPNK comes from the exons ATGTTACAATTCAGTATGTTACAGGCAAGTGTAACAGCAAATTCATTGAATAGATTactaaatttcaattatgaCGTTGAAATTCATGAAATc attttacaattttctttacgAGTAACTTATACGCCACTTAAATTCTGCGGAATTGGTTTGTTTCAATTTGGTTTCAAATTTCTTCACAAG TTTATCATGTCCATTGTAACCGttttagttataatattacaagcgcacccaaataaataa